Proteins encoded in a region of the Oscillospiraceae bacterium MB24-C1 genome:
- a CDS encoding divalent metal cation transporter: protein MSNKENRSATSPAKPDKKNAAVLIGAAFLMATSAIGPGFLTQTTMFTSQYMASFSTVILCTIILDITTQVNVWRVIGVSGMRGQDVANKVLPGLGYFIAFLVALGGLAFNIGNVGGVSLGLNAMLGIPTKVGAVIGGIIAITIFLSKDAKKGMDTVTKVLGAIILLTILVVAVSSKPPVGEVAAKVFAPDDPIALFFPMITLLGGSCGGYITFSGAHRLLDAGISGKENLDQIQRSVTTGIAVSGTVRVLLFLAVLGVCTAGGAEAVGAIGAASNPAAEAFRLAAGEIGYRLFGVALFAAGTTSVIGAAFTSVSFLKTLHPFVAKNEKWFIVGFIAFSTLIMAILGGAKTLLVAAGSLNGLILPVTLGTMLLASRNKAIVGEDYKHPTWLIVSGALVVLLTGYVGIKALPRLLTIFG from the coding sequence ATGAGCAACAAAGAAAACCGTAGCGCAACTTCCCCCGCAAAGCCTGACAAAAAGAATGCCGCTGTCCTAATAGGTGCTGCCTTTTTGATGGCAACTTCCGCTATCGGGCCTGGATTTCTGACCCAGACAACTATGTTTACTTCACAGTACATGGCGTCGTTTTCCACCGTCATTCTTTGCACCATCATTTTAGATATCACCACACAGGTCAATGTCTGGCGCGTTATCGGCGTTTCTGGCATGCGTGGTCAAGACGTTGCCAATAAGGTGTTACCGGGCCTGGGCTACTTTATCGCGTTTCTTGTGGCGCTGGGCGGCTTGGCCTTTAATATCGGTAACGTCGGCGGTGTTTCGCTAGGCCTCAACGCAATGCTTGGTATCCCGACAAAGGTGGGCGCCGTTATTGGCGGCATAATTGCTATTACAATTTTCCTTTCCAAAGATGCCAAAAAGGGCATGGATACTGTAACAAAAGTACTCGGCGCAATTATTCTGCTGACCATTTTAGTTGTAGCTGTCAGCTCAAAGCCCCCTGTTGGTGAAGTAGCAGCTAAGGTTTTTGCCCCAGATGATCCTATAGCGTTGTTCTTCCCAATGATTACGCTGCTTGGCGGTTCCTGCGGCGGCTACATCACTTTCTCAGGTGCGCACAGATTGCTTGACGCTGGTATTTCCGGCAAAGAAAACCTTGACCAGATCCAGCGCTCGGTCACGACCGGTATCGCTGTTTCGGGCACCGTTCGTGTGCTGCTGTTCCTCGCCGTGCTCGGTGTTTGTACTGCTGGCGGCGCCGAGGCCGTCGGTGCGATTGGGGCCGCCTCGAACCCTGCAGCCGAAGCTTTCCGCCTTGCTGCCGGAGAAATTGGCTATCGCCTCTTCGGTGTAGCGCTGTTCGCGGCGGGTACCACTTCGGTTATCGGCGCAGCTTTCACCTCGGTTTCTTTCCTCAAAACCCTGCACCCCTTTGTTGCTAAAAATGAGAAATGGTTTATTGTTGGATTCATCGCGTTTTCCACCCTCATCATGGCCATCCTCGGCGGCGCCAAGACACTGCTGGTGGCAGCCGGTTCGCTCAATGGCCTGATCCTGCCGGTAACGCTCGGCACAATGCTGCTGGCCTCGCGCAATAAGGCAATTGTCGGCGAGGACTATAAGCATCCAACCTGGCTGATTGTCTCGGGTGCTCTCGTCGTGTTACTCACCGGTTACGTTGGTATCAAAGCACTGCCTAGACTTTTAACCATCTTCGGATAA
- a CDS encoding 5-oxoprolinase subunit PxpA: MYKVDLNSDLGESFGAYTIGMDSEILKYVSSANVACGWHAGDAVVMEQTVANAAAAGTAVGAHPGFPDLMGFGRRNMVVTPAEAKAYIKYQLGALLAFTKAKGIPLQHVKPHGALYNMAAVDEALAEAICQGVYEVDPNIILLGLANSKMISAAEKIGLRAASEVFADRAYNDDGTLVSRKLPGAVIHDKEVAIARTVQMVTKGTVETVTGKVISIKADSICVHGDNPSALEFVKNIRETLENSGVTICNLTQL, encoded by the coding sequence ATGTATAAGGTAGATCTGAACAGCGACCTTGGCGAAAGCTTTGGCGCCTATACCATCGGTATGGATTCCGAGATTCTTAAATATGTCTCTTCAGCCAACGTGGCGTGCGGCTGGCACGCCGGCGACGCCGTCGTAATGGAACAGACGGTTGCCAATGCCGCAGCAGCTGGCACCGCAGTGGGTGCGCATCCTGGATTCCCGGACTTGATGGGCTTTGGCCGCCGGAACATGGTGGTGACCCCCGCCGAAGCAAAAGCCTATATCAAATATCAGCTTGGCGCACTCTTGGCGTTTACAAAAGCCAAGGGCATTCCATTGCAGCATGTCAAGCCCCACGGCGCGCTTTATAACATGGCCGCGGTGGACGAGGCGCTCGCAGAAGCCATTTGCCAGGGTGTCTACGAGGTGGACCCCAACATTATTTTGCTCGGATTGGCCAACAGCAAGATGATTTCAGCAGCCGAAAAGATTGGGCTTCGTGCCGCTTCCGAGGTGTTTGCCGACCGCGCCTATAACGACGATGGCACGCTCGTATCAAGAAAGCTGCCCGGCGCTGTCATCCACGACAAGGAAGTCGCCATCGCCAGAACGGTGCAGATGGTGACCAAGGGCACAGTGGAAACAGTGACCGGCAAGGTCATCAGCATCAAGGCTGACTCCATCTGCGTTCATGGCGACAACCCCAGCGCACTGGAGTTTGTTAAAAACATTCGCGAGACGCTAGAAAATAGCGGCGTGACCATTTGCAACTTAACGCAGCTTTAA
- a CDS encoding sigma-54 dependent transcriptional regulator produces the protein MNYKILIIDDEYLIRLSLREGLSDLGHQVETADSIESGLLLVERFAPHFVLLDNRLGTQQGIDYIEAIKKIDDDIQLVLMTAYGSVSQAVEAVKRGAYDYILKPFDLDALELMINRSMDQLKTKRNLDLISTPKHALVGESPAIQNIRRQIGVVAHSDQVDVLIRGETGTGKEVVANLIHHNSERRQLAMVKINCGAIPDNLLESELFGYERGAFTGAAKTKKGLLELADGGTVFLDEIGELPLAMQSKLLTFLEDRRFKRVGGLNDIEVNVRVITATNRDLLQAIGRKEFREDLFYRLNVMQITIPPLRERPEDILPLCNYFLQRFNRKFKKNIRGIDPNFARELAEYCWKGNVRELRNVLERCALFCEGDVLHRAIFLEEPASLQRPSTDLNRMVEVNTPDFGEEGINLPKLLERIERDCIDRALKISGNNYSKAAELLGITRFTLRRKLEQ, from the coding sequence ATGAACTATAAAATTCTAATTATCGATGACGAATATCTTATTCGCTTGTCGCTACGCGAGGGGTTAAGCGATCTCGGGCATCAGGTTGAGACCGCAGACAGCATCGAGAGCGGACTGCTGCTTGTAGAGCGCTTTGCACCGCATTTTGTTTTGTTAGATAACCGTCTTGGCACTCAGCAGGGCATTGATTATATTGAGGCAATCAAAAAAATTGACGACGATATTCAGCTCGTGTTGATGACCGCTTACGGTTCGGTCTCACAGGCGGTGGAGGCGGTCAAACGCGGGGCGTATGATTATATTCTTAAGCCTTTTGATCTCGATGCCCTTGAGTTGATGATTAACCGCAGCATGGATCAGCTCAAGACCAAGCGAAACCTCGACCTGATTTCCACCCCCAAGCACGCATTGGTGGGTGAAAGCCCCGCTATACAGAACATCCGCCGCCAGATCGGCGTGGTGGCGCATAGCGACCAGGTCGATGTCCTCATCCGCGGCGAAACCGGCACCGGCAAAGAGGTAGTGGCCAACCTCATTCACCATAACAGCGAGCGCCGGCAGCTTGCCATGGTCAAAATCAACTGCGGTGCCATTCCGGATAATCTTTTGGAAAGCGAACTGTTCGGCTATGAGCGCGGTGCGTTCACAGGCGCTGCTAAAACCAAAAAAGGTCTGTTGGAGCTTGCCGACGGCGGCACCGTGTTTTTGGACGAAATTGGCGAGCTACCGCTAGCCATGCAATCCAAGCTGTTGACTTTTTTAGAGGATCGTCGCTTTAAGCGTGTCGGCGGCCTCAACGACATTGAAGTTAACGTCCGGGTAATCACTGCCACCAACCGCGACCTGTTACAAGCCATCGGGCGCAAAGAATTTCGAGAGGATTTATTCTATCGCTTAAACGTGATGCAGATTACCATTCCGCCATTGCGCGAGCGTCCCGAAGATATTCTGCCGTTGTGCAATTATTTTCTCCAACGCTTTAATCGCAAATTCAAAAAAAATATTCGGGGAATAGACCCCAACTTTGCAAGAGAGTTGGCAGAGTACTGTTGGAAGGGCAATGTACGTGAGTTGCGAAATGTCTTGGAGCGCTGTGCACTTTTTTGTGAAGGCGACGTTCTGCACAGGGCAATCTTTCTTGAAGAACCGGCTTCTTTGCAACGGCCCTCCACAGATTTGAATCGAATGGTCGAAGTGAACACACCAGATTTTGGCGAAGAGGGCATCAACCTCCCCAAGCTTTTGGAACGAATTGAGCGCGATTGTATCGACAGGGCACTTAAAATCAGCGGCAACAATTATTCAAAGGCCGCGGAACTTTTGGGCATTACGCGGTTCACTCTGCGACGAAAACTAGAACAGTAG
- a CDS encoding sodium:solute symporter family protein, with product MNKTVIYLIYFCIYSAILLAIGKNSFRKGNTKEQFYLGGRELSLSRCVLTFCGTWVSAATILGFTGSVFESGYAALIYSVIPWFVGAVLLALISDRLYENDILTIPEFFRKRFGSKALQVIFAVIMIGVYVFYLVIQIRGFGLVAATLFNIPYVFAILLIYLFILYSTFGGYHTVAKTDAFNLIALSLGLVMVFVVIVTRAGGIAVIHEKAAQISGYAYSAMPYPTDKGALLHLFGKGKFAPLMSATMFFGWGLGLAANPQYTIRMISAKDKKTAKRTVLCSMMYLALLYFALLQIGLGMRVMFPTIDTVQETDGIFVHVINNLIYGPWSGFFLFSIIGACISTANSELLLIASSFSYDIVSTLRKKPLGESALLTLSRASIFVGGTVSLLLSIHPPASLLTYGGDLWGIFGVTMFPTLYGSLLYRRTTRQGVWAGLSSGLLCLALFYPPYLAGGFAFHPAFPGTVVATLSFLTVSHLTYDRNRPQPNMQEDA from the coding sequence ATGAATAAAACCGTTATCTATCTGATCTACTTTTGCATTTACTCCGCTATTTTGCTGGCGATCGGCAAAAACAGCTTTAGAAAAGGCAACACCAAGGAACAATTCTATTTAGGCGGGCGCGAGCTGAGCCTCAGCCGCTGTGTGCTCACCTTTTGCGGCACATGGGTATCGGCCGCCACCATCCTTGGCTTTACGGGCAGCGTGTTTGAGAGCGGCTACGCAGCGCTGATCTACTCGGTCATTCCGTGGTTTGTAGGCGCGGTACTGCTGGCGCTCATCAGCGACAGATTGTATGAAAACGATATTCTCACCATCCCCGAGTTTTTCCGCAAGCGATTTGGCTCAAAGGCATTACAGGTGATTTTTGCAGTCATTATGATCGGCGTTTATGTTTTTTATCTGGTCATTCAGATACGTGGCTTTGGGCTTGTGGCAGCCACGCTGTTTAACATTCCATACGTCTTTGCAATATTGTTAATTTATCTGTTTATTCTTTACTCCACCTTTGGCGGCTATCACACCGTGGCTAAAACCGACGCCTTCAATCTCATTGCGCTGTCACTGGGGTTGGTCATGGTGTTTGTTGTTATTGTTACGCGGGCGGGGGGTATTGCGGTCATCCACGAAAAAGCAGCTCAAATCAGCGGATATGCCTATTCTGCCATGCCCTATCCCACTGATAAGGGCGCGCTGCTGCACCTGTTCGGTAAAGGCAAATTTGCACCACTGATGAGCGCGACGATGTTTTTCGGCTGGGGGCTGGGGCTGGCCGCAAACCCTCAGTACACCATACGCATGATTTCGGCCAAGGATAAGAAGACGGCAAAAAGAACGGTGCTGTGCTCGATGATGTATCTTGCGCTGCTTTATTTTGCGTTGCTGCAAATCGGTTTGGGTATGCGGGTCATGTTTCCCACTATCGATACAGTGCAGGAAACTGACGGCATTTTTGTGCATGTAATCAACAACCTCATCTATGGACCCTGGAGCGGATTCTTCCTGTTCAGCATCATCGGGGCCTGCATTTCCACCGCCAATTCGGAGCTGCTTTTGATCGCATCCTCTTTCAGCTACGATATTGTCAGCACACTGCGCAAAAAACCACTGGGCGAGTCGGCACTGCTCACGCTTTCCCGCGCGAGCATTTTTGTCGGGGGTACAGTATCACTGCTGCTCTCCATTCATCCACCTGCCAGTCTTTTGACCTACGGCGGCGATTTGTGGGGTATATTCGGTGTCACCATGTTCCCGACGCTCTACGGCTCGCTGCTTTACCGCCGCACCACGCGGCAGGGCGTCTGGGCGGGTTTGAGCTCGGGTTTGTTATGTCTGGCGCTGTTTTATCCACCGTACCTCGCAGGCGGTTTCGCATTTCATCCAGCCTTTCCGGGCACGGTGGTGGCGACTTTAAGCTTCTTGACGGTTTCGCACCTGACCTATGATAGAAACCGCCCGCAGCCTAACATGCAGGAGGACGCATAA
- a CDS encoding ATP-binding protein: MGLFKIKLDIENKILIPFLIISFLFTGTFGGILFYNGYRAQLEKEYLNARLLLESVTSEIEHYGIASSRKSILRTCAARADKGFFIYDESGAPLLEGSDRSQMREEWVLLSRMDNRYSWTLCYILDRADFYDDLIENQRYMIIATIALLIITVQAGIFIAYNISDPIRRLTEACERISRDPGLTVGQPLAADYRQRRDEIGRLAISFESMLSDIHRYTGEIVRVKILNEAIVENLPLGIVAYNAQSEQLCINSKAAAMLSAEGLCCDGEPLLETLRRLIASSRPVMDPVRAQDPSGRSYDLEIGIWRLTDANGFVWGALCTLDDITYKKMMEEKFSESEKLAHTGKIAADLAHEIRNPLAGVRAGIQVISKRLEGENERAICSGMVGEVDRINLLIENLLNLARERASHKTLFPVGKLFDEIALLYTKVAENSRIALRFFAESDLMLYADEGQIKQVLINLINNSFRAVGDGGDVTVSARRLESGVVLTVVDNGEGMTEQALKSVLSSGRVNAAQGRGLGLSIVRRLLRQNGGSFDIQSARGEGTTITITFEMQEAAG; this comes from the coding sequence ATGGGACTATTTAAAATCAAGCTGGATATTGAAAATAAGATTTTGATTCCATTTTTAATCATCAGCTTTTTGTTTACCGGAACCTTTGGCGGTATCTTGTTTTATAACGGTTATCGCGCACAGCTTGAAAAGGAATATCTCAACGCGCGTCTGCTGCTCGAAAGCGTGACAAGTGAGATTGAGCACTACGGAATTGCCTCGAGCCGCAAGTCGATTTTACGCACCTGCGCCGCCCGCGCCGACAAAGGCTTTTTCATTTATGACGAGAGCGGCGCGCCGCTGTTGGAGGGCAGTGACCGCTCTCAGATGCGTGAAGAATGGGTTTTACTCTCGCGCATGGACAATCGTTATAGTTGGACGCTGTGCTATATTCTGGACCGCGCCGACTTCTACGACGATTTGATCGAGAATCAGCGTTATATGATCATCGCCACAATTGCGCTGTTGATCATCACGGTGCAGGCCGGTATTTTCATCGCCTATAATATCTCCGACCCCATTCGGCGGCTAACCGAAGCATGCGAACGCATCAGCCGCGACCCTGGGTTGACGGTGGGGCAGCCCCTTGCCGCCGACTATCGTCAACGCCGCGACGAAATCGGGCGTTTGGCAATCTCTTTTGAAAGCATGCTGTCGGATATCCATCGTTATACCGGCGAAATTGTCCGAGTTAAAATCTTAAATGAGGCAATTGTCGAAAACCTGCCACTGGGCATCGTCGCCTACAACGCGCAGAGCGAACAGCTTTGTATCAACTCCAAGGCGGCCGCCATGCTCTCGGCGGAAGGGCTTTGCTGTGACGGTGAGCCGCTGTTGGAAACGCTGCGTCGGCTAATTGCTAGCAGTCGGCCCGTGATGGACCCTGTCCGCGCACAAGACCCGAGCGGCCGGTCTTACGACCTTGAAATCGGCATCTGGCGGCTGACCGATGCCAACGGCTTTGTCTGGGGTGCGTTGTGCACGCTCGACGACATTACTTATAAAAAGATGATGGAAGAAAAATTCAGCGAAAGCGAAAAACTGGCTCACACCGGCAAGATTGCGGCCGACCTTGCGCATGAGATACGCAACCCGCTGGCAGGGGTACGCGCCGGTATTCAGGTAATATCAAAGCGGCTTGAGGGCGAAAATGAACGCGCTATCTGCTCCGGTATGGTCGGCGAAGTGGATCGTATCAACCTTTTGATTGAGAATCTCTTAAACCTCGCCCGCGAGCGCGCCAGTCATAAGACGCTGTTTCCAGTGGGTAAGCTCTTTGACGAAATTGCGCTGCTTTACACCAAGGTGGCCGAAAACAGCCGCATTGCGTTGCGCTTTTTTGCCGAATCCGATCTGATGCTTTACGCCGATGAGGGGCAGATTAAACAGGTGTTAATCAACCTGATCAACAACAGCTTTCGCGCTGTTGGCGACGGTGGCGACGTCACCGTTTCGGCCCGTCGCCTAGAAAGTGGCGTGGTGCTCACCGTCGTAGATAACGGCGAGGGCATGACCGAGCAGGCGCTTAAAAGCGTTCTATCCTCCGGGCGTGTGAACGCAGCCCAAGGGCGCGGCCTCGGTCTTTCAATCGTGCGACGGCTGCTGCGACAAAACGGCGGTAGCTTTGATATCCAAAGCGCACGGGGCGAAGGCACCACCATCACCATCACTTTTGAAATGCAGGAGGCGGCAGGATGA
- a CDS encoding metal ABC transporter permease, which produces MLNLVMTMFSYGFMTRAIMVGILVSLCLALLGVSLVLKRYSMIGDGLSHVGFGAVAIAMALNIAPLVVAVPVVMLSAFLLLRISAEGSMRGDAAIAMISSSALAVGVMAASLSSGINADIHGYLFGSVLAMSKSDVIFAAVLSAVVLSLYVFCYHRIFAVTFDEAFGRATGVRVGAYNTLLALLTAVTVVVGMRMMGALLISSLVIFPALSAMRLFFSFKGVVICAAVVSVFSFCTGIMISFVFNTPAGASVVITNLMVFIVFSLLGIVLKRGR; this is translated from the coding sequence ATGCTTAACCTTGTTATGACAATGTTTTCGTATGGATTTATGACGCGCGCAATAATGGTGGGCATTCTGGTTTCACTGTGCCTTGCGCTGCTGGGGGTCAGTCTAGTGCTCAAGCGCTATTCTATGATTGGAGACGGGCTTTCCCACGTTGGTTTTGGTGCGGTGGCGATCGCAATGGCATTGAATATCGCGCCGCTGGTGGTAGCGGTGCCGGTTGTGATGCTGTCGGCGTTTCTGTTGCTGCGCATCAGTGCCGAAGGGTCGATGCGCGGCGACGCGGCCATCGCGATGATTTCTTCTTCAGCGCTGGCGGTGGGCGTTATGGCGGCCTCGCTATCCTCCGGAATCAACGCCGATATCCACGGCTATCTTTTCGGCAGCGTGCTGGCCATGAGTAAGAGCGACGTTATATTTGCCGCTGTACTCTCGGCGGTGGTGTTGTCACTTTATGTTTTTTGCTACCACCGCATATTTGCTGTAACCTTTGATGAGGCGTTTGGCCGGGCAACCGGCGTACGGGTGGGCGCCTACAACACGCTGCTTGCGTTGCTCACCGCCGTGACGGTAGTGGTTGGCATGCGCATGATGGGCGCGCTGCTCATTTCTAGTCTTGTTATATTTCCGGCCCTTTCAGCCATGCGGCTGTTCTTCAGCTTTAAAGGGGTTGTCATCTGCGCGGCTGTTGTTTCGGTGTTCAGCTTTTGCACCGGCATCATGATCTCGTTTGTTTTTAACACGCCGGCCGGTGCAAGCGTCGTCATAACCAATCTCATGGTGTTCATCGTCTTTTCACTGCTTGGCATTGTCTTAAAACGCGGCAGATAG
- a CDS encoding metal ABC transporter ATP-binding protein produces the protein MIECKNLTMSYGAHIAIENLSFSVEAGDYICIVGENGSGKSTLVKALLGLQQPRSGEIVMNGVTPREIGYLPQQSMAQRDFPASVWEVVLSGCLGASGHSPFYSAADKARAEKALTQLGALDLKKRSFRALSGGQHQRVLLARALCATDKLLLLDEPAAALDPSAAAELYGIINHLNKQHGVTILMVLHDLQAARRAGKILHMANGCAFFGPVEDYYKSDAARRLLGEKADA, from the coding sequence ATGATAGAGTGTAAAAATTTAACCATGAGCTATGGTGCGCACATTGCTATTGAAAATCTTTCGTTTTCGGTCGAAGCTGGGGATTATATCTGCATCGTCGGAGAAAACGGCTCGGGCAAATCGACGCTGGTCAAAGCGCTTTTGGGGCTGCAACAACCGCGCTCGGGCGAAATAGTCATGAATGGCGTCACCCCGCGAGAGATCGGCTACCTGCCGCAGCAATCGATGGCACAACGCGACTTCCCCGCCTCGGTTTGGGAGGTGGTGCTTTCGGGCTGCCTCGGGGCAAGCGGTCACAGCCCATTTTATTCGGCGGCTGATAAGGCCCGTGCCGAAAAGGCGCTGACACAGCTAGGGGCGCTGGACTTAAAAAAACGTTCGTTTAGAGCGCTTTCGGGCGGACAGCACCAGCGTGTACTGTTGGCGCGGGCGCTTTGCGCCACCGATAAGCTGCTGCTGCTCGACGAGCCTGCGGCGGCGCTGGACCCATCGGCGGCGGCTGAGCTTTATGGCATTATCAATCATCTCAACAAACAGCATGGCGTTACAATCCTGATGGTGCTTCACGACCTGCAAGCGGCGCGCCGCGCGGGCAAAATTTTGCACATGGCCAACGGCTGCGCCTTTTTCGGCCCGGTTGAGGACTATTATAAAAGTGATGCGGCACGTCGCCTTCTGGGGGAAAAAGCAGATGCATAA
- a CDS encoding transcriptional repressor → MAGGYKTWQRAVILELLKAHIGEHFTADEIATLLQRYGRPVGKATVYRCLERLIAQGCVKKYQFGEGKSACFEYQPEPQPQHYHLKCAYCGALTHLECKYLDKLPDHVYKEHGFELDAAQIVLVGCCAQCTDKRRAQQKEKKND, encoded by the coding sequence ATGGCCGGGGGCTATAAGACATGGCAGCGAGCCGTGATATTGGAGCTGTTAAAAGCGCACATCGGCGAACATTTTACCGCTGATGAGATTGCAACGCTTTTACAGCGCTATGGCAGGCCGGTTGGCAAGGCAACGGTCTATCGTTGTCTTGAGCGATTGATTGCGCAGGGTTGCGTCAAAAAGTACCAGTTTGGCGAGGGCAAAAGTGCCTGCTTTGAATATCAGCCCGAGCCGCAGCCTCAGCATTACCACCTGAAATGTGCGTATTGCGGCGCGTTGACCCATCTGGAATGCAAATATCTGGACAAGCTGCCCGATCATGTTTATAAAGAGCATGGATTTGAGCTAGACGCAGCGCAAATCGTTTTGGTGGGCTGCTGCGCACAGTGTACTGATAAGCGTCGCGCACAGCAAAAGGAGAAAAAGAATGACTAG
- a CDS encoding DUF2087 domain-containing protein: MQQNTDIKRFLDASGRIIQLPKRAVPRAAVLSYLAEKFEAGSTYTEKSVNAICTQWHTFNDYFILRRELIDSGLLCRKPDGSSYWKPGEIRIALNAER; the protein is encoded by the coding sequence ATGCAACAAAACACAGATATCAAGAGGTTTCTTGATGCTTCGGGCCGAATTATACAGTTGCCAAAGCGAGCTGTTCCTCGAGCGGCCGTGCTGAGCTATCTGGCGGAAAAATTTGAAGCGGGCAGCACCTATACCGAAAAATCGGTCAATGCCATCTGCACGCAGTGGCACACCTTTAACGATTATTTTATCCTCCGGCGTGAGCTTATCGACAGCGGTCTGCTTTGCCGAAAGCCGGATGGTTCGAGCTACTGGAAGCCGGGAGAAATTAGAATTGCTTTAAACGCAGAGCGGTAA
- a CDS encoding GIY-YIG nuclease family protein, translating to MDAHAKKALKTQYKNRTVIGGVFCIRCEAADAAWIRSTTDMQGSKNRFSFSCSTNSCPETCMAQAWKQHGASAFSFEVLEEIKKKEAQTDREFSGDVAVLLELWSERRNAQTNGGV from the coding sequence ATGGATGCACACGCTAAAAAAGCGCTTAAAACGCAGTATAAAAATAGAACAGTGATCGGCGGTGTATTTTGTATCCGATGCGAGGCTGCCGATGCCGCGTGGATTCGGTCGACGACCGACATGCAGGGTTCTAAAAATCGTTTTTCTTTTTCATGCTCAACTAATTCCTGCCCTGAAACTTGCATGGCTCAGGCGTGGAAGCAGCACGGCGCGTCGGCTTTTTCTTTTGAGGTGCTTGAAGAGATCAAAAAGAAAGAGGCGCAAACCGACCGGGAGTTTTCCGGCGACGTTGCCGTTTTGTTAGAGCTGTGGTCCGAAAGACGCAACGCACAAACAAATGGAGGAGTCTAA
- a CDS encoding helix-turn-helix transcriptional regulator, with protein sequence MKDSTAGIIIRQARLARGMTQKQLAEKMGLSDKAVSKWERGTGLPDVSLLLMLAEILDMDVRALLMCYRRSDRFQK encoded by the coding sequence ATGAAAGATAGCACAGCGGGTATTATCATTCGCCAAGCACGTTTGGCGCGCGGCATGACACAAAAACAGCTTGCCGAAAAAATGGGCCTCAGCGACAAAGCTGTTTCAAAATGGGAGCGCGGCACCGGCCTGCCCGACGTTTCGCTGCTTTTAATGCTGGCGGAAATTTTAGATATGGACGTACGGGCGTTGCTGATGTGCTACCGAAGAAGTGACCGTTTTCAAAAATAG
- a CDS encoding uracil-DNA glycosylase codes for MANSLAELRETLKNCKGCRLCEQRNNVVFGVGPAHARVMLIGEGPGQNEDEKGEPFVGRGGILLDKMLDAVGLSRETNVFIANMVKCRPPQNRDPQSDEMEACLPFLREQVRLLRPRIIVCVGRISAQRLISADFKVTKQHGEFFDKNGVLMMGTFHPAALLRNPNQKPMAFEDWLKLREVIKKECPEVYQ; via the coding sequence ATGGCAAACAGTTTAGCGGAGCTTAGGGAGACACTGAAAAATTGCAAGGGCTGCCGCCTGTGTGAGCAGCGGAACAACGTCGTTTTCGGCGTTGGGCCTGCGCACGCACGGGTCATGCTCATCGGTGAGGGGCCCGGCCAGAACGAAGATGAAAAAGGTGAACCGTTTGTCGGCAGGGGCGGCATTCTGCTGGATAAAATGTTGGACGCCGTGGGGCTTTCCAGAGAGACGAACGTCTTTATCGCCAACATGGTCAAGTGCCGCCCACCCCAAAACCGCGACCCACAGTCCGACGAGATGGAAGCCTGCTTGCCTTTTTTACGCGAACAGGTGCGTTTGCTTCGCCCGCGCATCATCGTCTGCGTGGGGCGCATCTCGGCCCAGAGGTTGATTTCCGCCGATTTCAAGGTCACAAAACAGCACGGTGAGTTTTTTGACAAAAACGGTGTGCTGATGATGGGGACGTTTCACCCGGCCGCTCTGCTGCGCAACCCCAACCAGAAGCCGATGGCGTTTGAGGACTGGTTGAAGCTGCGCGAGGTGATCAAAAAGGAATGTCCCGAGGTTTATCAATAA